One genomic segment of Desmodus rotundus isolate HL8 chromosome 5, HLdesRot8A.1, whole genome shotgun sequence includes these proteins:
- the NLRP14 gene encoding NACHT, LRR and PYD domains-containing protein 14 codes for MTDESSSSFFSEFGLLLCLEELNKEELHKFKFLLKNETMGPGHRTISWAEVKKAKREDLANLMNKQYPGEQALDVALKIFDKMNLKDLCERVKLEINRAARTMGPEDTRAGEAQGGQEAVLGDGTEYRVQIQEQFCLTRGSKCLLGQPKDFHHEIAEEGRELLEHLFDVDVNTGEQPQTVVLQGAAGVGKTTLVRKAMLDWSQGSLYQQKFTYIFYLNAREINQWRERSFVQMISKDWPSTEGPIERIMSQPKSLLFIIDSFDELNFAFEEPEFVLCEDWTQVHPVSFLMSSLLRKVMLPESSLLVTTRLTACKKLKPLLKSQRSIELLGMSEDARAEYIYQFFEDKRWALQVLSLLRNNEMLFSMCKVPLLCWVICACLEQQMEKGGDVTLTCKTTTALFTCYVSGLFTQVDGGCSSLPNQNQLRSLCHLAAQGVCTMTHVFYRENLRKHGLTKSDVSIFMAMNILQKDTDYENCYEFAHLHIQEFFAAMLYILEDSWGPMDHSSQSSADLKLLLESTSYENPHLTQMKCFLFGLLNEYRVKQLEETFNCKMSLEIKEKILQGMEILGNSDYFPSQPGCLELFHCLYETQDEAFIGQAMRYFQKVVINICGKIPLLVSAFCLKHCQCLRTIKLCVTEVFEKKMLNSSHPAEFWQRDAYYCWQELCSVLHTNEHLRELDLGHSNLDELAMKTLYQELRHPYCKLQKLLLRFFSFPDGYWDIASTLTHNQNLQHLDLKGSDIGDTGVKSLCEALRHPDCKLQNLSLESCDLTTRCCLNITKALIRSQSLIFLNLSTNNLLDDGVELLCEALRHPKCHLERLSLESCGLTVAGCKDLSLALISNKRLTHLCLADNVLGDGGVKLVSDVLKHPQCTLQSLVLRRCHFTSVSGEHLSASLLSNKSLTHLDLGSNWLQDDGVKLLCDVFRHPSCNLQDLELMGCVLTSACCLDLASAVVNNPSLRSLDLGNNDLQDDGVKILCEALRHPNCNIQRLRLEYCGLTSVCCQDLSSTLSSNQRLTEMNLTQNTLGGEGIRKLCEILRSTECKLQVLGLCKEAFDEEAQKLLEAVGVSNPHLVIKHDFNDHSEEDGSWWQCF; via the exons ATGACAGATGAGTCGTcgtcttccttcttttctgagtTTGGGCTGCTCCTGTGCTTGGAGGAGCTAAACAAAGAGGAATTACATAAATTCAAGTTCCTCCTAAAGAATGAGACCATGGGGCCTGGGCACCGCACAATATCCTGGGCTGAAGTGAAGAAGGCCAAGCGGGAGGACCTGGCTAACCTGATGAACAAGCAGTATCCAGGAGAGCAGGCCTTGGACGTGGCTCTCAAAATCTTTGACAAGATGAACCTCAAGGATCTGTGTGAGAGAGTAAAACTAGAGATCAACC GGGCTGCCCGGACCATGGGACCAGAGGACACCAGGGCTGGAGAGGCACAAGGTGGCCAGGAGGCAGT cttaggtgatggaacagaatacagagttCAAATACAGGAACAATTTTGCCTCACACGGGGCAGTAAGTGTTTGCTTGGACAACCTAAAGATTTCCATCATGAAATTGCTGAGGAAGGTAGAGAACTGTTGGAACATTTGTTTGATGTGGATGTCAACACCGGtgagcagccacagacagtggTGCTTCAGGGGGCTGCTGGAGTTGGGAAAACCACCTTGGTGAGAAAGGCCATGTTAGACTGGTCCCAGGGCAGTCTCTATCAGCagaaatttacatatattttttatctgaATGCGAGAGAAATTAACCAGTGGAGAGAAAGAAGCTTTGTTCAAATGATATCAAAGGACTGGCCCAGCACAGAAGGCCCCATTGAAAGGATTATGTCCCAGCCAAAgagtctgctttttattattgatagttTTGATGAGCTGAATTTCGCCTTTGAGGAACCCGAGTTTGTGCTGTGTGAAGACTGGACCCAGGTGCACCCAGTGTCCTTTCTCATGAGCAGTTTGCTGAGGAAAGTGATGCTCCCTGAGTCATCCTTATTGGTGACGACGAGACTCACAGCTTGCAAGAAACTAAAGCCCTTGTTGAAGAGTCAGCGTTCGATAGAGCTACTAGGTATGTCTGAGGATGCAAGAGCGGAGTATATTTACCAGTTTTTTGAAGACAAGAGGTGGGCCTTGCAAGTATTGAGCTTACTAAGAAACAATGAGATGCTTTTTAGCATGTGCAAAGTCCCCCTGTTGTGCTGGGTCATTTGTGCTTGTCTGGAGCAGCAGATGGAGAAAGGTGGTGATGTCACATTGACCTGCAAAACCACCACGGCTCTGTTTACCTGCTATGTCTCTGGCTTGTTCACTCAGGTAGATGGAGGCTGTTCTAGTCTACCCAACCAGAACCAACTGAGGAGCCTGTGCCACTTGGCTGCCCAAGGAGTATGCACTATGACACATGTGTTTTACAGGGAAAACCTCAGAAAGCATGGGTTAACTAAATCTGATGTCTCAATTTTTATGGCCATGAATATTCTTCAGAAGGACACAGATTATGAAAATTGCTATGAGTTCGCCCACCTACACATTCAGGAGTTTTTTGCAGCTATGTTGTATATATTGGAAGACAGCTGGGGACCCATGGACCATTCCTCTCAGTCTTCTGCAGACTTGAAGCTGTTACTGGAAAGTACCAGTTATGAAAACCCTCATTTGACACAGATGAAATGCTTTTTGTTTGGCCTTTTGAATGAATATCGAGTAAAACAACTGGAGGAAACTTTTAACTGTAAAATGTCACTGGAGATAAAAGAGAAGATACTTCAGGGGATGGAAATATTAGGAAACAGTGACTATTTCCCATCACAGCCGGGATGTCTGGAGTTGTTTCACTGTCTGTATGAGACTCAAGATGAAGCATTTATAGGCCAGGCAATGAGATATTTCCAAAAGGTGGTCATTAATATTTGTGGGAAAATCCCCTTGCTTGTGTCTGCATTCTGCCTTAAGCATTGCCAGTGTTTGCGGACCATTAAACTGTGTGTAACTGAGGTATTTGAGAAGAAGATGTTAAACTCAAGCCACCCAGCTGAATTTTG GCAAAGGGATGCTTATTATTGCTGGCAGGAGCTCTGTTCTGTGCTTCATACGAATGAACACTTGAGGGAATTGGACCTGGGTCATAGCAACCTTGATGAATTAGCAATGAAGACTTTATATCAAGAGCTAAGGCATCCATACTGTAAACTACAAAAGCTACT gttgagatttttttctttccctgatgGTTACTGGGATATTGCGAGTACTTTGACTCACAACCAGAATCTGCAGCATCTAGACCTGAAAGGAAGTGATATAGGGGACACTGGAGTAAAGTCATTATGTGAAGCCTTGAGACACCCAGATTGTAAGCTACAGAATCTGAG CTTAGAATCCTGCGACCTAACTACACGTTGTTGTCTGAATATCACTAAGGCCCTCATCAGAAGCCAGAGCCTGATATTTCTGAATCTGTCGACCAATAATCTATTGGATGATGGAGTGGAGCTGTTGTGTGAGGCCTTAAGACATCCCAAGTGTCACCTAGAGAGACTGTC CTTAGAAAGCTGTGGCCTCACAGTCGCTGGTTGCAAGGATCTCTCTTTGGCTCTCATCAGCAATAAAAGGCTGACACATTTGTGCTTGGCAGACAACGTCTTGGGAGATGGTGGAGTAAAGCTTGTGAGCGATGTCTTGAAACATCCACAGTGCACTCTACAGAGCCTTGT GCTGAGACGGTGCCATTTCACTTCAGTTAGCGGCGAACATCTGTCAGCTTCTCTCCTAAGCAACAAGAGCCTGACACATCTGGATCTGGGGTCCAACTGGCTACAAGATGATGGAGTAAAGCTTCTGTGTGATGTCTTTCGGCATCCAAGCTGTAATCTTCAGGATCTGGA ACTGATGGGTTGTGTTCTCACTAGTGCATGTTGTCTGGATCTGGCTTCTGCTGTTGTGAACAACCCAAGCCTGCGGAGCCTGGACCTTGGGAACAATGACTTGCAGGATGATGGAGTCAAAATTCTATGCGAAGCTTTGAGACATCCAAACTGTAATATCCAGAGGCTCAG GCTGGAATACTGTGGTTTGACCTCTGTCTGTTGTCAAGATCTCTCCTCTACTCTTAGCAGCAaccagagactgacagaaatGAACCTGACGCAGAATACCTTAGGTGGTGAAGGAATTAGGAAGTTATGTGAAATCTTGAGGTCTACTGAATGTAAACTACAAGTTCTAGG gttgtgcaaagaggcattTGATGAGGAAGCCCAGAAGCTGCTGGAAGCTGTGGGGGTTAGCAATCCGCATCTAGTCATTAAGCACGATTTTAATGACCATAGCGAAGAAGATGGATCCTGGTGGCAGTGTTTCTGA